The following proteins are encoded in a genomic region of Triticum dicoccoides isolate Atlit2015 ecotype Zavitan chromosome 1B, WEW_v2.0, whole genome shotgun sequence:
- the LOC119338296 gene encoding glutathione S-transferase F11-like: MPGAVKVFGSPTSSEVARVLACLFEKDVEFQLIRVDSFRGPNRMPQYLKLQPHGEALTFEDGNVTLVESRKILRHIADKYKRQGNLDLIGTGALERSSIEQWLQTEAQSFDVPSADMIYSLAYLPRTMPLDGRKDGGAGAGREAMQQKQQQQRDMMMSPSHMQKVEEMKQLFEKSSRDLSKVLDIYDQRLEEAEYLAGDKFTLADLSHMPNADRLASDERSARLIQSRRNVSRWWADVSSRESWVYVKSLQRPPSAEAPF, encoded by the exons ATGCCGGGAGCCGTGAAGGTGTTCGGGTCGCCGACGTCGTCGGAGGTCGCCCGCGTCCTGGCGTGCCTCTTCGAGAAGGATGTCGAGTTCCAGCTCATCCGTGTCGACTCCTTCCGCGGCCCCAACCGCATGCCCCAGTACCTCAAGCTCCAGCCGCACGGCGAGGCGCTCACCTTCGAGGACGGCAACGTCACCCTCGTCG AGTCGAGGAAGATCCTGAGGCACATCGCTGACAAGTACAAGAGGCAGGGGAACCTGGACCTGATCGGGACGGGGGCGCTGGAGCGCTCCTCCATCGAGCAGTGGCTGCAGACAGAGGCGCAGAGCTTCGACGTGCCCAGCGCTGACATGATCTACAGCCTCGCCTACCTGCCGCGCACCATGCCGCTCGACGGCAGAAAGgacggcggcgccggcgccggccgcgAAGCCATGcagcagaagcagcagcagcagcgggacATGATGATGAGCCCGTCCCACATGCAGAAGGTGGAGGAGATGAAGCAGCTGTTCGAGAAGAGCAGCAGGGATCTGAGCAAGGTGCTGGACATCTACGACCAGCGGCTTGAGGAGGCCGAGTACCTCGCCGGCGACAAGTTCACCCTCGCCGACCTCTCCCACATGCCCAACGCCGACCGCCTCGCCTCCGACGAGCGCTCCGCCCGCCTCATCCAGTCCCGCAGGAACGTCAGCCGCTGGTGGGCCGACGTCTCGAGCCGCGAGTCCTGGGTGTACGTCAAGAGCCTGCAGCGCCCGCCGTCCGCCGAGGCGCCATTCTGA